A stretch of DNA from Fusobacterium mortiferum ATCC 9817:
GAGTGGATAAAGATAACTTCTTATGTTCTTGTAATGAAGGAGCAGAGAAAATATTAAATAAAAGAAGTGGAGCTGTATTAGGAAACAATGCAGAGGAGTTACTACCTAACATTCCATTTAGAGAGGTAAAAGAGAAGAAAGAAGAAATTAAAAATAGGTTAGTAAAAATAGGAGAAGAGTATATAAATCTTTCAGTTATACCTATAATAAAAGCAGAACATTATATGGGAGCTTTTGCAATATTCCAAGAATTTAAAGAGGAAGAGAAAAAGCAAAATGAGTTGAGAAGACAACTTTTAAATAAGGGACATAAAGCAAAATATACTTTTGATGATATTATAGGAGAAAATCACTCTATGCTAAAACTAAAGGCTTTAGCTCAAAAAATGGCAAGAATAGATTCAGATATTCTGATAACAGGAGAGAGTGGAACAGGAAAAGAGTTATTTGCTCATGCTATTCACAATTATTCTCATAGAAAAGATTATCCATTTATAGTAGTAAACTGTGCAGCTATTCCAGAAACCCTACTTGAGAGTGAACTGTTTGGATATGAAGAGGGAGCTTTTACAGGGGCTAAAAAGGGAGGAAAGATTGGACTTTTTGAATTTGCTCATATGGGAACTCTCTTTTTAGATGAGTTAGAGGGAATGAGTCCAGCTTTACAAGTAAAACTTCTTCGTGTAATTCAAGAGAAAGAGTTGATGAGAATAGGTGGAGATAAGGTAATAAATGTAGATGTAAGAATAATAGCTACTACTAATGAGGAATTAAGAGATTTAGTAAAAGAGGGAAAATTTAGAAAAGATTTATACTATAGAATGAGTGCATTTCCTCTTATTGTTCCACCTCTTAGAGAGAGAAAAGATGACTTATACCTTTTAACTGAAAAATTTATGAGAAGTAGTGGAGCTGACTTTAGATTTTCTTCTAAAGCTAAAAAAGCCTTTGAGATGTATAATTGGGAAGGAAATATAAGGGAGTTAAAAAATTATATAGAGTTTTTAGGATTTACGGAGGAAAAAATAATAGAATTTGAAGATATGCCTCTTGCTATAAGAGAGTACTATGAAGAGGAAAAAAATAGAGATAGAATGGAGAGGGAGCAAGGAAGAGAGGAGTATTGTAAAGAGATATTTGGAAAAAGATATGAAGAGTATATATTTTTACTGAGAAAAATAGATGAGTGTTGCAATAGAGGAGAGAGTAGTGGAAGACAAAAATTACTAGAGGTGTGTAAGCAGCAAGAAATTTTTCTCACAGAACAAGAGATTAGAGGGATGCTAAAAAAATTAGAAGATTTAGGATTTATAGAGGTATATAAAGGGCGTCGTGGGAATAAGATATCAAATAAAGGAAGAGAGTTTTTAGAAAAATTAGATTAAACTATTTATTTTTTTAAAAAATTATGATATAATAAGGCGTAAATTAAATAATAGGCGATGGAGTTCGCCTTTAAGTGCGAAAGCTAATGACTCCTACTCTTTAAGGGTAGGAGTCTTTTTATTTTCAGGAGGTAATTATGCAGTATATTTTAACACTACTATTTTTAATTTTTTTAGCTTTTTATTCAAACTTTGTAGGAAAGATATTTGAGAAGATAAAACTTCCATCTCTTATAGGAATGATGGTAGCTGGGTTATTAATAGGACCATATGGAGTTAACAAGGTTCCTAGTTTAGCTTTAAATATAGCTCCAACTTTAAAAGATATTGCTCTAGTAACAGTTCTTTTTATAGGAGGATTAGGAATAGGAGCTGACCAGATGAAAAAAATAGGTAGACCAGCAATATGTTTAAGTATTATTCCAGCATCTTTAGAGGGATTTGCTATAGCCTATCTATCTACAATATTTTTAGATTTTACCTTTGTACAAGGAGCTATCTTAGGATTTATAATAGCAGCAGTTAGTCCAGCAGTATTAGTTCCTGCAATGGTAAATTTAATAGAAAATAGAGTGGGACAAAAAAAATCAATTCCACAACTTTTGTTAGTAGGTGCATCAGCAGATGACTCAATAGCAATTACTCTATTTACCTCTTTTTTAGCAATATATTTTCAAAGAATAGATGGAGGAAATTCTGATATAAAGACGCAGTTAATAATGGTTCCTATCTCTATTATAGCTAGTGTATTTATAGGTTGGGGAATGGGATATATAGGAAATAGAAGTTTCCTAAAAATAAAGAATATCAACTATAGATTGATAACTACCTTTGCTATATGTTTGGTATTGAGATTTATAGAAAATAGATTCCATTTTGCTCTATACAATTCACTTTTAACTATAATGTCTTTTGGTTTCTTTATTCGTTACTATCAAGGAGAGAGATATAGAGAGATACATCAAGGAATGAACAGTATCTGGAAGTATGGAAAAATTTATCTTTTTACTTTTGTAGGAATGGCAATAAATCCAAGATTAGTAGGGGGATATTTCTTTATAGGAGTAACAATTTTAGCTTACTCACTTTCTATTAGGTCAATTGGAGTATTAATATCTCTAGTAGGAACAAATTTAAATTATA
This window harbors:
- a CDS encoding sigma-54 interaction domain-containing protein → MKKQIAIITNAKEIRSAMKEQVDLIFEGLAQSEIYSIEDGSINNLTKADLYLLSSSAYEFLDEEFLKNNNIVIADLTVSKEMLKFLKSFSYGTKVIFFNVSFKMCIEIISMMYHLGVNNIEFIPAYPKMEIFPEGDIVMTPAETQLLPKEVLDRKIIDIGHRILDANTIIEIALKLEFEHILYYKKIREYLDTVATNDYSLSKIVEKATQAESQFSLLMKTTNIAILGVDKDNFLCSCNEGAEKILNKRSGAVLGNNAEELLPNIPFREVKEKKEEIKNRLVKIGEEYINLSVIPIIKAEHYMGAFAIFQEFKEEEKKQNELRRQLLNKGHKAKYTFDDIIGENHSMLKLKALAQKMARIDSDILITGESGTGKELFAHAIHNYSHRKDYPFIVVNCAAIPETLLESELFGYEEGAFTGAKKGGKIGLFEFAHMGTLFLDELEGMSPALQVKLLRVIQEKELMRIGGDKVINVDVRIIATTNEELRDLVKEGKFRKDLYYRMSAFPLIVPPLRERKDDLYLLTEKFMRSSGADFRFSSKAKKAFEMYNWEGNIRELKNYIEFLGFTEEKIIEFEDMPLAIREYYEEEKNRDRMEREQGREEYCKEIFGKRYEEYIFLLRKIDECCNRGESSGRQKLLEVCKQQEIFLTEQEIRGMLKKLEDLGFIEVYKGRRGNKISNKGREFLEKLD
- a CDS encoding cation:proton antiporter domain-containing protein, with the protein product MQYILTLLFLIFLAFYSNFVGKIFEKIKLPSLIGMMVAGLLIGPYGVNKVPSLALNIAPTLKDIALVTVLFIGGLGIGADQMKKIGRPAICLSIIPASLEGFAIAYLSTIFLDFTFVQGAILGFIIAAVSPAVLVPAMVNLIENRVGQKKSIPQLLLVGASADDSIAITLFTSFLAIYFQRIDGGNSDIKTQLIMVPISIIASVFIGWGMGYIGNRSFLKIKNINYRLITTFAICLVLRFIENRFHFALYNSLLTIMSFGFFIRYYQGERYREIHQGMNSIWKYGKIYLFTFVGMAINPRLVGGYFFIGVTILAYSLSIRSIGVLISLVGTNLNYRERLFCVVAYLPKATVQSAKAGIPLQMGVVGGEIMQAIAILSVLVTAPLGAIGIESTYRKLLKEE